TCTTTCAGTCTTTGAGCATCTGCTTCAGGAATCAATCCTTCCGCATTAGGTGTCAAGCCCAAAATCAAGGTTGAGTTATGCCCAACCGAATTGTAATACATATTGACCAAGCTCTCCAAGGGGTAAATTATATCATCTCTTCCGGGCTCCCAAAACCAATCATGTCCACCATGTCCACGCAATGGAGCGTCACTCATTGCCGGCATGTAATAATTTCCATTGGGATCACCGGTTTTCAAAAGAGCAAAATTATTTTTACTGATAGCCTCTCTAGCGCTTTCTCCAGATCCTGTTGCTTGGTAAGGGAATGTTCCCCAGCTAGGGTATGGGACTGTACCTGACTCACTGCCTCCCCAACGCATATCCGCACGCTGAAGATTATGATAAAAAAGACCATTGGGCTGATGTTTTTCAAAAATAGAGAGAACATCAGGCCCTCCTTGTTCGGGACCATGTGCTCCCCCGTCAAACCAAACCATTGCCCAGTCTCCATAATTGGTGAAAATTTCTTCTACCATTCCCTCCACCATGGAATTGTAATATTGTTGGCGGTTTTTGGCAAACTCACTTTCTCCTTCAACCATGAAATCATGAATCCCAAAGAAGGAATTCCAACGTATCCCAATATACACGCCTGGCAGAATTCCGTATTTTTCACAGGATGCCTTAAACTCCCTCAACAAATCTCCTTTTCCATCTTTCCATTTGAGTGCTTTCATGCTGTAGGGATTGGAGTCACTTTGGAATAAAGCAAAGCCGGTTTCATGGGTAGCAGTTAGAATCGCAATTTTCACTCCTGCATCTTTTGCTGCTTTCACCCATTGATCTGTATCCAATTTTTCTGGATTGAATATATTGTAGTCTGCAATCGGGGTGATTCTGTTGTATGCCTGATTGTAAACTTTACCATCAAAAACATGAAGGTCGTAATGAAAAACTGCCGCCATCTCAGCATTTTGCCAAGTTAACTGTGCAGGTGTTGGAGTGGGGATAGCGTTTTGAGCTAAAGAACTTCTATCAAAAAGAACAATGGCAGTAATTAAAAGTAAGATGCTTCTTAAAGGCATTATGGGGGTGGATTATTTGTTTTCTTGGATGCTTTGTAAAATGAATTCTACCAAAGGGCTTGGGTCTTCTAGACTATGGGGGTGATGACCAATACCAGGTTTTGGGATCAATTTAATTGTTCCCCCAGCTTTGGTAAACTCATCCGCTAGAAGAGAAATATTTTCTCGGAAAGGAACGACTTTATCAGATTCGCCATAGACGTTTATAATAGGAATTCCAGCTTTAGCGATCGCAATACTATTGTAGATGGGGATTCCTTTGAAATTCAGTACCGAGGCAGAGTCCAAACCATAGGCTTCAAGGCATTTTTCCCAATCATCTTGACTTCCTTGGCCAGCATATAATCCTCCAGGCCAACTCTTAATGTCACAAACTGGGGCATCTCCATAAATGCTAAAAACTTTATCGGTGTTTTGAGCTGCCCAATTGTAAATTATCAAACCACCTCGACTCATGCCTTCCAAAACAACTTTTTCATTTAGGCTGAATTCCTTCCTGCAATAAGCATAGAAATCATTCCAACGAGTTACGGCTTCTTGGTTTCCAAAAAGACCTGCTACGTCAACATACACCACATGAAAACCTTGTTCCAATAATGCCTTGTCCAATTGTGGTTCATGGCCCCAAAATCTAGCTCTCCAAACCCAGTTTCTTGCTTCATTCGCTTCTTTGGGGAAAACGATTTTTGCATCATGCCCTTGAAAGGTGAATTCTTTGACCTCATACTCTGGGAAAATAGAATTTTGGGCATTTGCCTCGAAGAAGAGAAATAGGCCTATGAATAGAATGAGAAGCTTTTTAGTTAGAGTCATGGATTTTTGATATCAATAAATATTATTCCTCATCTGGTATGGCCATCGTATGATTTCCTACCAGTACACATTTTCCATCTAGATTTACATATGTTCTCATAAAATGATAGGTGGTTGGGCTGGGGCCACGGTCAACTACCGTTATTCCTGTTACCACTGCCACATTGCCTGAAATGGCCACTTTTACATCACTTTGCTTCCTTGATCTGGTATTACTGTTTCCGTTTTCTTTTTGTGCCTTCGCACGTTTAACTACAGCGTCTTTTGTGTCTACCATGGATCCATGATTGTGAACCCAGACAAACTCACTTCCCAAAAGCTCATCCAGAAATTCAGGGTTAGGATGGAGGTTAGCTTCCTCCCATTTGGCATCTAAAGATTTGATGTTTTCCTCCGTCATGCAGGTGTTTTGAGCAAGGGTAAATGAACAAAAACCTAAACAGAGAACTAATAATAGAATAATGGACTTCATTTTAATTATTGGGTTTTGTTATTGAAAGATACTGATTTTCATTTTTTAACTAGTGACAAGGAAAAAGGAGTTCAAATAAAAAGAGCGTAGAATAACCTACGCTCTTATCTTCTAAACTTTCAAAAAGTATTCTAAATTTTTTTAGTGAGGTAATTACATTTCAATCGTCAAGCGGTTCTCTTTTTTAAGTCCTTTATTGACTTTCGGGACAGTGTTTTTTATCACTAGAT
Above is a window of Algoriphagus machipongonensis DNA encoding:
- a CDS encoding alpha/beta hydrolase family protein, translated to MTLTKKLLILFIGLFLFFEANAQNSIFPEYEVKEFTFQGHDAKIVFPKEANEARNWVWRARFWGHEPQLDKALLEQGFHVVYVDVAGLFGNQEAVTRWNDFYAYCRKEFSLNEKVVLEGMSRGGLIIYNWAAQNTDKVFSIYGDAPVCDIKSWPGGLYAGQGSQDDWEKCLEAYGLDSASVLNFKGIPIYNSIAIAKAGIPIINVYGESDKVVPFRENISLLADEFTKAGGTIKLIPKPGIGHHPHSLEDPSPLVEFILQSIQENK
- a CDS encoding alpha-L-fucosidase, whose translation is MPLRSILLLITAIVLFDRSSLAQNAIPTPTPAQLTWQNAEMAAVFHYDLHVFDGKVYNQAYNRITPIADYNIFNPEKLDTDQWVKAAKDAGVKIAILTATHETGFALFQSDSNPYSMKALKWKDGKGDLLREFKASCEKYGILPGVYIGIRWNSFFGIHDFMVEGESEFAKNRQQYYNSMVEGMVEEIFTNYGDWAMVWFDGGAHGPEQGGPDVLSIFEKHQPNGLFYHNLQRADMRWGGSESGTVPYPSWGTFPYQATGSGESAREAISKNNFALLKTGDPNGNYYMPAMSDAPLRGHGGHDWFWEPGRDDIIYPLESLVNMYYNSVGHNSTLILGLTPNAEGLIPEADAQRLKELGDEIERRFENKINSTLGEGKQFQLKLNGFEKVNQLVLMEEIKQGERVRKFTIEGRTRSGWKSIFEGSAIGHKFIHQLDEMEVSELRLKILESKGEPQIKDFSVYWFEDK
- a CDS encoding nuclear transport factor 2 family protein, encoding MKSIILLLVLCLGFCSFTLAQNTCMTEENIKSLDAKWEEANLHPNPEFLDELLGSEFVWVHNHGSMVDTKDAVVKRAKAQKENGNSNTRSRKQSDVKVAISGNVAVVTGITVVDRGPSPTTYHFMRTYVNLDGKCVLVGNHTMAIPDEE